The following proteins are encoded in a genomic region of Nycticebus coucang isolate mNycCou1 chromosome 19, mNycCou1.pri, whole genome shotgun sequence:
- the ANKRD12 gene encoding ankyrin repeat domain-containing protein 12 isoform X6: MVNVPELLLDPSSSRNDAKIVNSEEAQSVNPSSVDENIDSETEKDSLICENKQILPSKAPRSSALDEYEFKDDDDEEINKMIDDRHILRKEQRKENESEAEKNSLFVKQEKAFYPKSFKSKKQKPSRVLYSSTESSDEEVLQTKKISTSCSVPETSNSDVQTKKDYVVSSEHKQKGKVKRKLKNQNKNKENQELKQEKEGKENTRVANLTVNTALDCPEKTREEGNFRKSFSPKDDTSLHLFHISTGKSPKHSCGLSEKQSTPLKQEPTKTCLSPGSSEMSLQPDLVRFDNTESEFLPESSSVKSCKHKEKSKHQKDFHLEFGEKSNAKVKDEDHSPTFENSDCTLKKMDKEGKTLKKHKLKHKEREKEKHKKEIEGEKEKYKNKDSAKELQRSVEFDREFWKENFFKSDESEDLFLNMEHESLTLEKKTKFEKNKDDKSAKEKHIPRERNIKEEREKIKKESEKSREEKIKDLKEERENAPIDKETEFISLSVSANDESIVEKEIDVEKQEKYIKESKEKSEKRFQTKEKDFEKTERKNFEKEKKIKHEHKSEKDKLDLSECVDRIKDKDKVYSHHTEKCHKEGEKIRSITTVKKTDDREKSREKIDRKHDKEKPEKERHLAESKERHLIEKKNKQSENSEYTKSDKSKSKEKDREIDKREKSRDKESINTTNYKHTQEEKKPSIVDSNKAQHEKPLSLKEKKDEPLKIPDGKEKDKKDKDIDRYKERDKHKDKIQLNSLLKLKSEADKPKLKSSPASKDTRPKEKRLVNDDLMQTSFERMLSLKDLEIEQWHKKHKEKIKQKEKERLRNRNCLELKVKDKEKTKHVLTESKNKELTRSKSSELTDAYTKEKQPKDAVSNRSQSVDNKNLMNLGKSSFVSDSCLNRSPRSETEKLCLSSRSVSMISVASSEDSCHTTVTTPRPPIEYDSDFMLEGSESQMSFSQSPFLSIAKSPALHERELDSLADLPDRIKPPYASRLPASHLRSSSVEDVKLVINEGRSIVEARRCSMPSVICEHTKQFQTISEENSQSSLLAVPRDTCPSPKPEIFSNVPERDHTNVSSIHSSFVASPTVSVNNKYVSTDINVIKSTAPVSTVVDSPVHLESSNPVGVIQNKAWEIPVDNLESVSTRDFICPNSNTPDQDSCVQGFCNSETKILKENTDFLSLHQSILPANSCAQDPASFLPLQQPCSFSSQSLSDAESISKHMSSSHVANQEPGILQQKNAIQIISSVLDTDNESTKDTEDTFLLADVQRTDAFVPVYSESTVQEASPNFEKTNILLVLSSEKDLNGSDASTQLNTHYAFSKLTYKSSSGHEVENSTTDIQVISPEKEKLESLVLTHLNRRDSDLCEMNAGMPKGNLNEQDNPKHCPESEKCLLSIEDEESQQSSLSSLENHSQQSAQPEMHKYAQLVKVELEENIEYDKTENQIPQRMTRNKASTVANQSKQILANCTLLSEKDSESSSPRGRIRLTEEDDPQIHHPRKRKVSRVPQPVQVSPSLLQAKEKTQQSLAAIVDSLKLDEIQPYSSERANPYFEYLHIRKKIEEKRKLLCSVIPQAPQYYDEYVTFNGSYLLDGNPLSKICIPTITPPPSLSDPLKELFRQQEVVRMKLRLQHSIEREKLIVSNEQEVLRVHYRAARTLANQTLPFSACTVLLDAEVYNVPLDSQSDDSKTSVRDRFNARQFMSWLQDVDDKFDKLKTCLLMRQQHEAAALNAVQRLEWQLKLQELDPATYKSISIYEIQEFYVPLVDVNDDFELTPI, encoded by the exons ATTCTGAAGAGGCTCAGTCGGTAAATCCTTCTAGTGTTGATGAAAATATTGACTCTGAAACAGAGAAGGACTCTCTCATctgtgaaaataaacaaatacttcCCAGTAAAGCACCTCGTTCATCTGCCCTTGATGAGTATGAGTtcaaagatgatgatgatgaagaaataaataagatgatTGATGATAGGCATATTCTTAGGAAGGAACAACGAAAAGAGAATGAAtctgaagcagaaaaaaatagtttatttgtaAAACAGGAGAAAGCCTTCTATCCAAagtcatttaaaagtaaaaaacaaaaaccatctaGGGTTTTGTATTCCAGTACAGAAAGTTCTGATGAAGAAGTTCTTCAGACCAAAAAGATTTCTACTTCATGTTCTGTGCCTGAAACATCGAATTCTGATGTACAAACCAAAAAGGACTATGTAGTTTCAAGTGAACACAAACAGAAAggcaaagttaaaagaaaattaaaaaaccagaataaaaataaagagaaccaagagctaaagcaagaaaaagagggaaaagaaaatactagaGTAGCAAACTTGACAGTTAATACTGCATTAGATTGTCCAGAAAAGACCAGAGAAGAGGGGAATTTTAGGAAATCTTTTAGCCCAAAAGATGATACTTCcttacatttatttcatatttccacTGGTAAATCTCCCAAACATTCTTGTGGGTTAAGTGAAAAACAATCAACACCACTAAAACAAGAGCCTACTAAAACATGTTTATCACCGGGAAGTTCTGAAATGTCATTACAGCCTGATCTTGTTCGGTTTGATAATACAGAATCCGAATTCCTACCAGAAAGTTCAAGTGTAAAATCTTGTaagcataaagaaaaaagtaaacatcagAAAGATTTCCATTTAGAATTTGGTGAAAAATCAAATGCAAAAGTAAAGGATGAAGATCACAGTCCAACCTTTGAAAACTCAGACTGTACactgaaaaaaatggataaagaaggtaaaacattaaaaaaacataaattaaaacataaagagagggaaaaagaaaagcataaaaaggaaattgaaggcgaaaaggaaaaatacaaaaataaggacAGTGCTAAAGAACTGCAGAGGAGTGTAGAATTTGATAGAGAATTTtggaaagagaatttttttaaaagtgatgaaagtgaagatttatttttaaatatggaacatGAGTCCctaacattagaaaaaaaaacaaaattcgaaaaaaacaaagatgataagTCAGCCAAGGAAAAGCATATCCCAAGAGAAAGGAACATTAAAGAAGAAcgggaaaagattaaaaaagaaagtgaaaaatctagggaagaaaaaataaaagatctaaaagaagagagagagaatgcaccCATAGATAAAGAAACAGAATTCATTTCTTTGAGTGTTAGTGCCAATGATGAATCTATAGTGGAAAAGGAAATAgatgttgaaaagcaagaaaaatatataaaggaaagtaaagaaaaatctgaaaaacgATTTCAAACTAAAGAAAAGGATTTTGAgaagactgaaagaaaaaattttgaaaaagagaagaaaataaaacatgagcaTAAGTCAGAAAAAGATAAGTTAGATCTTAGTGAATGTGTTGATAGAATAAAAGATAAAGACAAGGTATATTCGCATCACACAGAGAAATGCCATAAAGAAGGTGAGAAGATAAGAAGTATTACTACTGTTAAAAAAACTGATGATAGagagaaaagtagagaaaaaattGATAGGAAACACGACAAAGAAAAACCTGAAAAAGAGCGACATCTagcagaaagcaaagaaagacacttgattgagaagaaaaataaacagtcaGAAAATAGTGAGTATACTAAGTCagacaaaagcaaaagtaaagaaaaagacagagagatagaTAAAAGGGAGAAATCTAGAGATAAGGAAAGTATAAATACAACTAActacaaacacacacaggaaGAGAAAAAGCCAAGTATAGTAGATAGTAATAAAGCACAACATGAAAAACCTTTatcccttaaagaaaaaaaagatgaaccaTTGAAAATTccagatggaaaagaaaaagataaaaaagataaggATATAGATAGATACAAAGAACGAGACAAACATAAAGATAAGATCCAACTGAATAGTTTACTCAAACTAAAATCTGAAGCAGATAAGCCTAAACTTAAGTCATCACCAGCATCAAAGGATACTCGACCTAAAGAAAAGAGGTTAGTGAATGATGATTTAATGCAGACAAGTTTCGAGCGAATGCTAAGCCTTAAAGACCTAGAAATAGAACAGTGGCAcaaaaaacataaggaaaaaataaagcagaaggaaaaggaacGGTTGAGAAATCGCAACTGTTTAGAACttaaagtaaaagataaagagaaaacaaagcatgTACTAACTGAATCCAAAAATAAGGAACTTACTAGGTCAAAAAGTTCAGAGTTGACTGATGCTTATACCAAGGAGAAACAACCTAAAGATGCTGTAAGCAACAGATCACAATCTGTTGACAACAAAAATCTAATGAATTTAGGAAAGTCATCTTTTGTTTCAGATAGTTGCTTAAACAGGTCTCCTAGATCAGAAACTGAAAAGCTGTGTCTCAGCTCCAGATCTGTTTCCATGATTTCTGTTGCTAGCTCAGAAGATTCCTGCCATACTACAGTGACAACTCCAAGGCCTCCAATAGAGTATGACTCTGACTTTATGTTAGAAGGTTCAGAATCCCAAATGTCCTTTTCCCAGTCACCTTTTTTGTCAATTGCCAAATCTCCTGCCCTTCATGAAAGAGAATTGGACAGCCTGGCTGATCTTCCAGATCGAATTAAACCACCATATGCAAGCAGACTTCCAGCATCCCATCTTAGGTCATCATCTGTAGAAGATGTTAAACTAGTTATCAATGAGGGGAGATCTATCGTAGAAGCTCGAAGATGTAGCATGCCATCTGTCATTTGTGAACATACAAAACAATTCCAAACAATATCAGAAGAAAACAGTCAAAGTAGCTTATTAGCTGTGCCAAGAGATACTTGTCCTTCCCCCAAACCTGAGATATTCTCAAATGTGCCTGAAAGAGACCATACAAACGTGTCTAGCATACATTCCAGTTTTGTAGCCTCCCCAACTGTATCTGTAAACAACAAATATGTTTCAACAGATATAAATGTCATCAAGAGTACTGCTCCAGTGAGCACTGTAGTGGACAGTCCTGTGCATTTAGAATCATCTAATCCAGTTGGTGTGATCCAGAATAAAGCATGGGAGATACCTGTTGATAATCTGGAGTCTGTAAGCACAAGAGACTTTATCTGCCCAAACTCTAATACACCTGATCAAGATTCCTGTGTTCAGGGCTTTTGTAATTCTGAAaccaaaatactaaaagaaaatactgattttttatCCCTCCACCAGTCTATACTGCCagcaaactcttgtgctcaggatccagcatcctttctgcCTTTACAGCAACCTTGTTCTTTTTCTAGCCAATCACTTTCAGATGCTGAATCCATTTCTAAACATATGTCTTCGTCACATGTAGCCAATCAAGAGCCAGGTATTTTACAACAGAAAAATGCAATTCAGATTATCAGTTCTGTTTTAGATACTGATAATGAATCTACAAAAGATACAGAAGATACTTTTCTTCTAGCAGATGTTCAAAGAACAGATGCTTTTGTCCCAGTGTACTCTGAAAGCACTGTACAAGAAGCATCACCAAATTTTGAAAAGACTAATATTTTACTTGTATTATCATCAGAAAAGGACTTGAATGGAAGTGATGCATCTACCCAGCTAAATACACATTATGCATTTAGCAAACTAACTTACAAGTCTTCCAGTGGCCATGAAGTTGAGAATAGCACAACTGATATTCAGGTTATTtcacctgaaaaagaaaaattggagagTTTGGTTTTAACTCATTTGAATAGGCGTGATTCTGATTTATGTGAAATGAATGCAGGGATGCCAAAAGGAAACTTGAATGAACAAGATAATCCAAAACATTGTCCTGAAAGTGAAAAGTGTTTACTTTCCATTGAAGATGAAGAATCTCAACAAAGCTCATTATCCAGTCTGGAAAACCATTCACAACAGTCAGCTCAACCAGAAATGCATAAATATGCTCAACTAGTTAAAGtagaattagaagaaaatattgaataTGATAAAACTGAAAACCAAATCCCTCAAAGAATGACTAGAAATAAAGCAAGTACAGTGGCAAATCAGAGCAAACAGATTCTTGCCAATTGTACACTATTATCAGAAAAAGACAGTGAGTCTTCATCTCCTAGAGGAAGAATAAGATTAACTGAAGAAGATGATCCTCAGATTCACCATCCACGGAAAAGGAAAGTGTCACGTGTACCTCAGCCTGTGCAAGTGAGTCCCTCTTTACTGCaagcaaaagagaaaactcaGCAGTCTCTGGCAGCCATCGTAGATTCTTTGAAACTAGATGAGATTCAGCCATACAGTTCAGAGAGAGCAAATCCATATTTTGAATACTTgcacataaggaaaaaaattgaagaaaagcgCAAATTATTATGTAGTGTTATTCCTCAAGCACCTCAGTATTATGATGAATACGTAACATTTAATGGATCCTATCTCCTGGATGGAAATCCCTTAAGCaagatttgcattcccaca attacaCCACCGCCTTCACTGTCAGATCCACTTAAAGAGCTTTTCCGGCAACAGGAAGTTGTAAGGATGAAACTACGTTTGCAACACAGTATTGAAAGG GAAAAACTCATTGTATCCAATGAACAGGAAGTTCTACGAGTTCACTACAGAGCTGCAAGAACACTGGCAAATCAAACACTGCCATTTAGTGCTTGTACTGTTTTATTGGATGCAGAAGTATATAATGTGCCATTGGACTCTCAG TCTGATGACAGTAAAACTTCTGTGAGGGATCGCTTTAATGCAAGACAATTCATGTCTTGGTTACAAGATGTGGATGATAAATTTGACAAATTAAAG